In Myxococcota bacterium, the DNA window ATCACCGGCGCGCTTGTATACGATTTCACGCCAAACGACTGGATGTCGAGGGCCACAACATCCGCGTTCGTCGAGTTGCAGAGGAACAGCGACCAGGACAAGGAACAAAACCTGATCTTGTCTGGGGTGTCGATCGACGCGCTGCCCTTTGACTCAGTCACCAACTGCGCCCCCCGTGCCTTCAGCGACTGTACGACACCGATTGTGATTGGAACTTTGAATCACCGCCACGACGAGGTCGGCGATACGGAAAGCGCGCAAGCCTCCGTGTTCGCATCGCTGCTCATACAAAGAGAGTATTTCCGGAAGGGATCGAAGCCCCCCGTTCCCGACCCGGGCGATCCCAGGCCGCAGCGCAGACTCAAGGTGCCGCTGTACGTGCCGAACCACATTCATACGATTCGATCGGAAGCCGGTGCGACCAAGCTGTTGTCCTATGAGTTCAGTCCCTATGTCGGACTCGAGTATGACGGTGCGTATCGGGTCAAATCGGGGACAGATCAGTCGACGGGGAGTGCTATTCGGGTCGCAGGAAAGCTCCGCTTTGCTTTGGACGTTCTCCCGGGTTGGTGGGGCGGTATTCCGGTGGTCGAGGGGTTGACGATCACAGGCGACGGTCAGCTCAGGCAGGACATCAAGGATACGATTGAGTACGACGGCGGTCCGTTCTACCCCTATGGGCGCCTAACGATCGCAGCTGATGTGTACCGAGAGCGGGATGAAGATGGGTCTCTGATCGAACGAGGTCGATCTGCAGGTATCGGATTGGATCTGATCGCAGGCGAGGATCCGAGCAAGGCGTTCCTCGATCAGCGTCTGCTTAGGCTGACCTTCAACATTCGACTGTAAGGATTCGGCGGATCGTTCTCCCTTCGTTCCCAGATGCGATGCTGGGGGCTGAGTCTTCTCTGGCTGTGTGGCGCGGATTGCGGGAAGTCGAAACGAGCAGATCGGCTGGCTCGAGAGGCCGGCTGTCCCTGCTAGGCGTCCGAGCTAGAGATTCATGTAGCACGCGAACCACTCGAAACCACTTCGAGCATACGATGAGAGAGGCGAAGAGTGGTTCGATGGAAATAGCTCCGCCGTCTACATGGACTACGGGATCGACCCACTTGAGCCCACAGCGATGACTCTGCCGCGGCTCGCTCACCGCAGCTACAACCCAACTAGCCAAGTTCTCTCTTTCCGAGACGAATCGATCGACCTGGCAGCCGTGCTCGATGCGCTCGCAGGCGTCCGGACGAAGTGCCGATCATTCGCGCTGCCCTAGTTGGTCACGCAGCGCACACGCTTCAGCGGCCCAGCCCTCAGGCCGCCTAGTCGATCGTGGTAGCCTTTGGGCATCTACGGGCTCCAGTGCACGATTCGTCGGGTCCGGCCGCTGAGCTCCAGGTCGTTGGGGGCGACGACGCATGAGTCGATCTCCGGGCGCAGATGACTGGGACCATTTACAGAGAGTCTTGGTGCACGAGTTCTTCAAGTGTGATCAAGCTTTTCTCGATTTCGCAGACTTCTCCGCCGTCAACTTCGGTGGTAGGACGGACAAGCGGCTTCTCTTGGCCATGTTCGATGCGTACGCGCGCTTTCCGCACCATCTCTACGAGTTCTACCTCGGGAATATCAAGCGCGAACGGGGCCGCCTTGGCACCGTTCCACACGAAGAATGCGATCGCATCCTCCAGGCCGAGGCTGAGAAGCTCATGCGAATCCGTAGGGAGCGCATCCTTACGGGAGACGCTCCGCGCTGGGAGAACCATGTCTCTTACTACGAGTCCCCGGTTCCCAGCGACTTCGCGTGCGACTTCAGGCAGGCGCGAAACCGCGTGGCTCATGCCGACTACAGACGCGCCGGCGCGGCAGGCGCCACCGGTGGCTCTGGAAAATCTCGGAGCCCGAGAAATACGACTGGGGAGAGATAGAGCGGTTCAATCTCGCGGTTCAACCCGAGGAGAGACTGAAGCCCTCGCTGCACTCGCTCCGCCAGCGCCTAGGGAACTGGCTCTTCTCCCGGAGAATCCGCGCCTTGATTCGTAACCGCAGGTAGTTTCGCCAGACAACACGTCGCTTGAGCGCCCTTGTCCTCGACTCAGCGCAGTCCCTGGTTTTCAGGTCGCGGCGTCTTGTCCACGGTCGCCCCGAGCTGGTCCCGCGCGAATCCTGAGTTTTGATCCGGTTGCGATCCTCGCGTTCGTCGTCGAGCCGATCTCGGCGGCGGAAGGTCCATCGGAAGCTCGAGGCGATCAGGGCGAGCGCGATCGGAACGGCAGAGGAGGTTGGCCTAGCGTCGCTTGTTGATTGCCTTGACCCAGTGGTCGATTGTATCGATATCTTTGCGAAGCTCGTCTCCATCAGGGAGTGGAGGATTCTCGGCGGGTGACTTGTCGTGGCCAGGAAGGAATCGCGAACACTTGGTCATCGCGCTTTCGAGCGTCTCGCATTCCTCTTTCGTGATCCGTGACAGCTGGATGATCTGCCGGGTCTGAACACTCTTCCGGTAGCGTTCGACGACCCCGCCGAGAAGGACCTCCTCCAGAGCCCGTTCCCAAGCCTCACGCAGAAAGCCGTAGATCAGGATCGCCTCTCGCTCGTACTCGGTCTCCGTGCGTGTCCGGAATATCTTGTCTGCGCCCTGGTGCATTTTCCGAAGAACGCCGATCCGGTCTCTCGTTTTCATTGCGATCCATGGAAGATCTGGAGATGCAACGCCAGCGCCGATGTTTCGCTCCTGGCGTACGTATTGATGCTTGCACTCCGCGCCGACCTCTTCGGCACAGGCAGCCAGGGCAACCATGAAGACGATGTCATGGGTAAACACGACGACCTGCCGAGAAAGCGATTCTTCTGCGAGTCTCCGCGCTACGTTTTCGCGCCAGTCGTGATCGAGCGAAGACACGGGATCGTCGAAGAGAATCGCGGACGGGTTCTCTGCGGTGCTCAGCTCGGCGAAGAACGCAGCAATGGAGAGCGTGCGGCCTTCCCCTTCGCTGACCACCTTCGGGACTTCAACCCCCGGGGCTCGTTTGAGCACGATCTCGTGGAAGAGCGTCCCTCGTGCACCCCCAGCTGCACGCAGTTCCATCTCGACATGCGCGAATTTCAGGCGCGCGAGCTCTGCCAGGAAGCTTGAGGCGAGTCTCTCCGTGACGACTCTCTTTGTGACCTCGGTATTCTTCCGTGTAATCGCTCCGGTGCCTGTGTCCTTCAGGCACACCTGGTAGGCAGCTAGTCGCTTCTGCCTCTCGATCTCGTCCAGCACGCCCTGCAGCTTCTTGCTGAGGCTCGCCCGCGCTTCAAGTTCTTGTAGCTCGTCTACTAGCCGATCAAGTCGGCTCGGGTCGCTACCAGATGTGAGCAGCGTGGCCCGGTTCTCGACCGCCTGGGCCTGAGAGTTCACTTCCTCAGTCGGGAACCGGATACTGCGTGTCGCGGGGATAGGTGATTTGGCGGAAACTGCAGAGACAACCTCGGATTGAGTTTCGCTACCCTCAGCGAGGGCCCTTTCGACCGTCTCGGCGAGCTGCTCCGCCTCGATCCTCAGGTCCTCGACCGCTGTGTTGATCGATTCGCCTGAGAACGAGAGGTCCTCAAGATGCCGCAGCCGTCGATTGAACTCGGTCGAGGCCTCGTCTAGCTGTTTCTGCGCGGTAGATTGGACGAGGTCCTCAAGCTGGCAAAGCCTCTCGACCGCGGCCCTTTCGAGATTTTGTTGGCAAAGGACACATCGCGCCCGGTCGTGGGTCGCCGGAAACTCGTGGTCGGTGTAGGCGTGAGCGTTCGAGAACCGTCGCGCGGCTTCCCAAAGGGTCTTCCAAGTCTCGGATCCGGTGCCGTTCAGGAGTCCGTCAGCTAGGGCGGCTTGCTGTGTTCGCTCTGCCTCTGCGGCGGCACGGGATCGAGCGCCTTGCGCGTCTGCAAGTGCCCGTATCGTTTCGGAGGACACTCCGTTTGAAAGCGTCCCAAGATCAGAAGCCAGCGAGCGAAGGCGCTGGGCCCGTAGGCGTAGAGTTTGAGCGAGGGCGGCCGGATCGTCCGACCTCATGTCCTGCGACGCCTTCTTGAGCTCAGCGAGTCGCTCTATCTCCGTCTCGCTCAGGGTCCCGACTTCACGGACCTTCTCCGCGCTCGTCAGCGACGTGATTCGTGACGCGATGCGGTGGGCTGCAGTTTCCTCTGGAAGATCCGGTAGGTCGTTTGGCGCGGCAGCAAGAGCGTTCTGTTCGCGCTCGACTATTTCCTTCACGGCTTCGCAGGTGTTGGAGAGCTTGTCGAAGAGGTCGAGACCAAACGGCCGAAATGCGACATCTGTCTTCTCCCTCAAGTAGACGGACGCGCAGTGACTATCGAACACCTTGACTTGGCTCAGCTCGGGGCTGGCTTCTGCCTCGCCGGTCCACGAGTCTTCCTTGTTATCATCTCCAACCATGAATCGGATAGTTGCGTTTGGTTGCCCGGGAGGGGCACCTGATAGGACATTGCCCAGCACGTCCTCGGCCCCTCGCGCCCTACAGGCGCTCTTGAGTATCCGGGTGTAGCCGGACTTCCCGGCAGCGTTCGCGCCATAGACGATTGTCAACGACGGGCTGAATGCGATCCTCTGGTCCGCCGCGAGTGCATTGACGCCGCCGTGATGCGTTAGGTCGGTGAGGCTGACGGCAGTGGGGTAGGCGCCGCCCGACGGAAGATGTTCATCAGCAAGCGGCTCGTGATCTTGTGGTTCTGCGAGCCCATGCTCCGCCTTGCAGATGAGCGCGAGCTCGTCGATGTCGTCGCCATCGAGGTCGCCGACCGTCACCAGCCGTCGCAACGCGTCTCGCTGCCAGTCCGGACGGTCTCGCGACCACGTGAGTATCTCGGTAAGAACTTCCACAGCGCCTCAACGTCCGTCATCGGCCGGCCGACTCGGAGTGTGACGTCTTCCGTACGTGGCCAGGGCTCCGATCGCTGTTTCAGTCGGGGATGAAGAGCTGCTAGAAGTACTCTAGTACTGGACGCGTATCCACTAGCACCTTTGGAGCGCAGGCAGCCAAAGACGGCTATCGCGCGGTAAGGGCTCTCTTGGCGCTCGCGTCCAACACC includes these proteins:
- a CDS encoding AAA family ATPase encodes the protein MEVLTEILTWSRDRPDWQRDALRRLVTVGDLDGDDIDELALICKAEHGLAEPQDHEPLADEHLPSGGAYPTAVSLTDLTHHGGVNALAADQRIAFSPSLTIVYGANAAGKSGYTRILKSACRARGAEDVLGNVLSGAPPGQPNATIRFMVGDDNKEDSWTGEAEASPELSQVKVFDSHCASVYLREKTDVAFRPFGLDLFDKLSNTCEAVKEIVEREQNALAAAPNDLPDLPEETAAHRIASRITSLTSAEKVREVGTLSETEIERLAELKKASQDMRSDDPAALAQTLRLRAQRLRSLASDLGTLSNGVSSETIRALADAQGARSRAAAEAERTQQAALADGLLNGTGSETWKTLWEAARRFSNAHAYTDHEFPATHDRARCVLCQQNLERAAVERLCQLEDLVQSTAQKQLDEASTEFNRRLRHLEDLSFSGESINTAVEDLRIEAEQLAETVERALAEGSETQSEVVSAVSAKSPIPATRSIRFPTEEVNSQAQAVENRATLLTSGSDPSRLDRLVDELQELEARASLSKKLQGVLDEIERQKRLAAYQVCLKDTGTGAITRKNTEVTKRVVTERLASSFLAELARLKFAHVEMELRAAGGARGTLFHEIVLKRAPGVEVPKVVSEGEGRTLSIAAFFAELSTAENPSAILFDDPVSSLDHDWRENVARRLAEESLSRQVVVFTHDIVFMVALAACAEEVGAECKHQYVRQERNIGAGVASPDLPWIAMKTRDRIGVLRKMHQGADKIFRTRTETEYEREAILIYGFLREAWERALEEVLLGGVVERYRKSVQTRQIIQLSRITKEECETLESAMTKCSRFLPGHDKSPAENPPLPDGDELRKDIDTIDHWVKAINKRR